Proteins from a genomic interval of Trifolium pratense cultivar HEN17-A07 linkage group LG6, ARS_RC_1.1, whole genome shotgun sequence:
- the LOC123888292 gene encoding glycerol-3-phosphate dehydrogenase [NAD(+)] GPDHC1, cytosolic gives MVGSILGKINSNTYSNGSSQNHNNGLEDKLDEFRRLIGKTNGDPLRIVSVGAGAWGSVFAALLQDTYGEFRDKVQIRIWRRSGRKVDRETAKHLFEVINSREDVLRRLIRNCAYLKYVEARLGDRTLFADEILKDGLCLNMIDTPVCPLKVVTNLQEAVWDADIVVNGLPSTETREIFEEISKYWKERISVPIIISLSKGIEAALEPVPHIVTPTKMIHQATGVPMENILYLGGPNIASEIYNKEYANARICGAEKWRKPLAKFLRQPHFIVWDNSDLVTHEVMGGLKNVYAIGAGMVASLTNESATSKSVYFAHCTSEMIFITHLLTEEPEKLAGPLLADTYVTLLKGRNAWYGQMLAKGELSPDMGVNISGKGMIQGVSAVEAFFQLLSQSSLNVLHPEEKKHVAPVELCPILKTLYKILISREQSTQAILKALRDENLNDPRERIAIAQSHAFYRPSLLGQQ, from the exons ATGGTGGGAAGCATTTTAGGAAAGATTAATAGTAACACATACTCAAATGGGTCATCTCAGAATCATAATAATGGATTAGAGGATAAGCTTGATGAGTTTAGGAGATTAATTGGCAAAACTAATGGTGATCCATTAAGAATTGTGAGTGTTGGAGCTGGTGCTTGGGGAAGTGTTTTTGCAGCACTTTTACAAGACACTTATGGTGAATTTAGAGACAAAGTACAAATCAGAATATGGAGAAGATCAGGAAGAAAAGTTGATAGAGAAACTGCTAAACATCTCTTTGAAGTTATTAATTCAAGAGAAGATGTTTTAAGAAGGTTGATAAGAAATTGTgcttatttaaaatatgttgaaGCAAGACTTGGTGATAGGACATTATTTGCTGATGAGATTCTTAAAGATGGTCTTTGTTTGAATATGATTGATACTCCTGTTTGTCCTTTGAAAGTTGTTACTAATTTGCAAGAAGCTGTTTGGGATGCTGATATTGTTGTTAATGGTTTACCTTCGACCGAAACTCGAGAGATTTTCGAAGAGATTAGTAAGTATTGGAAGGAGAGGATTAGTGTTCCTATTATAATTTCTTTGTCTAAAGGTATTGAAGCTGCATTGGAGCCTGTTCCTCATATTGTAACTCCTACAAAAATGATTCATCAAGCAA CTGGAGTGCCTATGGAGAACATACTTTATCTTGGTGGTCCAAATATTGCCTCAGAAATCTACAACAAGGAGTATGCAAATGCTAGAATTTGTGGAGCTGAGAAATGGAGAAAACCTTTAGCAAAGTTTCTTAGACAACCACATTTTATTGTATGGGACAATAGTGACCTTGTTACTCATGAGGTCATGGGTGGCTTGAAAAATGTCTATGCAATTGGAGCTG GAATGGTTGCATCCCTTACCAATGAAAGTGCCACTAGCAAATCAGTGTACTTTGCACACTGTACTTCAGAGATGATATTCATCACTCACTTGTTAACCGAAGAGCCTGAGAAACTTGCTGGACCATTACTAGCTGATACTTATGTGACATTGCTAAAAGGTCGTAACGCGTGGTACGGTCAAATGTTAGCTAAGGGTGAACTAAGCCCTGACATGGGTGTCAACATTAGTGGCAAAGGAATGATTCAG GGAGTATCTGCAGTGGAAGCATTCTTTCAACTTTTGAGTCAATCGAGCCTGAATGTGTTGCATCCTGAAGAAAAAAAGCATGTTGCTCCTGTTGAGCTCTGTCCTATCTTGAAGACACTCTACAAAATATTGATATCAAG GGAACAATCAACACAAGCTATTCTGAAAGCTCTGAGGGATGAAAATCTGAATGATCCGCGAGAACGCATTGCGATTGCACAGAGTCATGCTTTCTACAGGCCTTCACTTCTTGGACAACAGTGA
- the LOC123888291 gene encoding uncharacterized protein LOC123888291, with protein MAWDLWSSSFDQVSYDRNYSEILEWHCDYFGCGRDEIEEDALNVESCVQVLRILLTKADTEIEELEKDLMCLQNELAWTENENWPEICCNALNERINRLDVAVTNLKSGHADGADMQLLLNSEPAETLHEIVKALHKDHCQDTHGQQHLEENIMNPIVNVTEHAPDNGSNNIDSNDIIMEGGEEDSGASDLSKSSEYLIELHGNRSDDPEKTETKELLALSPVRSPDLEVVSSVPYHSDRMILSDTLDDKVTKDEDVRQSQLVTTDTCQILNPFLSKGNGNIPSEAKEENTDLKENVCSDVNRLAIIKGSQLILVESGQSLNPILSKENKNIPSETKEVNITVKEENVCSDDHRLAIIKGSQLIAKNTGQILNPFSSKGSGNIPSEAKIVQEKNTNLNGNVCSNTLEIIKTMEMCSRFGTGQQEETENSDLATKLCHFAPKTARRVCWKESKVAPDEDLESMNVPLQIVYPQKLGFGDTESSAFKENNGNNALQVIKFETATLSAENSVSISLPGMQMKNVLCTRLQLTDEEKPQAQDTKSKVAVNFSKPSKRFTLKSKAQGKKKPEFEACSAKELFPLEVFTSTSKNVTTKRQRKPKNEFMKAVQMGQYEIDDYAIVFSDSSDDVSTKRQRISKNKSMNSKITKKAVQMGQYEFDDYTTIVLSDSDDDVSTKRQRKPNSCTAGTTLNELTNSKVTKRSVQLGQHETAGNAIVPYDRKFSELQKKRRVSELSITSEVQNSIVNYLDTANSDNGKSLALGDHHNESSALLPITSTETMETLMQKTLPALKGIAKTLNMKGLSKLRKADLVKELLKRLSSC; from the exons ATGGCTTGGGATCTATGGAGTTCATCTTTTGATCAag TTTCTTATGATCGTAACTACTCGGAGATTCTTGAGTGGCATTGTGATTACTTTGGCTGTGGCCGTG ATGAGATTGAGGAAGATGCTTTGAATGTGGAATCATGTGTTCAGGTTTTGAGAATTTTGCTCACTAAGGCAGATACTGAAATTGAGGAACTTGAAAAGGATCTCATGTGCCTTCAGAATGAATTGGCCTGGACTGAGAATGAAAACTGGCCTGAAATATGTTGTAATGCTTTGAATGAAAGAATCAACCGGCTTGATGTTGCGGTTACCAATTTGAAGAGTGGTCATGCAGACGGTGCAGATATGCAGCTACTATTAAACAGTGAGCCTGCTGAGACACTTCATGAAATAGTGAAGGCTTTACATAAAGATCACTGTCAAGATACACATGGCCAG CAGCATCTAGAAGAGAACATCATGAATCCAATTGTGAATGTTACTGAACATGCACCAGATAATGGTTCTAACAATATTGACTCAAATGATATCATAATGGAGGGAGGAGAAGAAGACTCTGGAGCTTCAGACCTGTCTAAAAGCTCAGAATATCTTATAGAGCTTCATGGAAATAGATCAGATGATCCTGAAAAGACCGAGACCAAG gaATTGCTCGCATTATCTCCTGTGAGAAGTCCTGATTTGGAGGTTGTTAGCTCTGTACCTTACCATTCTGATAGGATGATATTATCTGATACATTAGATGATAAAGTTACGAAAGATGAGGATGTCAGGCAAAGCCAACTCGTTACTACAGATACATGTCAAATCTTGAATCCTTTTTTGTCCAAGGGAAATGGAAATATTCCAAGTGAAGCCAAG GAAGAAAATACAGATCTCAAAGAAAATGTTTGCTCAGATGTTAATAGACTTGCAATTATCAAAGGGAGTCAACTCATTCTTGTGGAGTCAGGTCAAAGTTTGAATCCGATTTTGTCcaaggaaaacaaaaatattccaAGTGAAACCAAG GAAGTAAATATAACTGTCAAAGAAGAAAATGTCTGCTCCGATGATCATAGGCTGGCGATTATCAAGGGGAGCCAACTCATTGCTAAAAATACAGGTCAAATCTTGAATCCATTTTCGTCTAAGGGAAGTGGAAATATTCCAAGTGAAGCAAAG ATTGTGCAGGAAAAAAATACGAATCTCAACGGAAATGTATGCTCAAATACCCTTGAAATTATCAAGACGATGGAAATGTGTTCCAGATTTGGTACTGGCCAACAAGAAGAAACTGAAAATTCTGATTTAGCTACAAAACTGTGTCATTTTGCACCAAAAACTGCACGAAGAGTCTGCTGGAAAGAATCCAAGGTTGCTCCAGATGAAGATTTGGAATCTATGAATGTACCCCTACAAATTGTTTATCCTCAAAAATTGGGTTTTGGTGATACAGAATCAAGTGCCTTTAAAGAAAATAATGGCAACAATGCCCTGCAAGTGATAAAATTTGAAACGGCCACTCTTAGTGCTGAAAATTCTGTATCAATTTCACTGCCAGGGATGCAAATGAAGAATGTCCTTTGTACTAGGTTACAGCTGACGGATGAAGAGAAACCACAAGCCCAAGACACAAAATCCAAAGTGGCTGTTAACTTCAGCAAGCCCAGTAAACGCTTCACTTTAAAGTCGAAAGCTCAGGGAAAGAAAAAACCTGAATTTGAGGCATGCTCTGCCAAAGAACTGTTTCCTTTAGAAGTTTTTACAAGTACATCTAAGAATGTAACAACCAAGAGGCAGCGGAAACCAAAAAACGAGTTCATGAAGGCTGTGCAAATGGGCCAGTATGAAATTGATGACTATGCTATTGTTTTTTCTGACAGCAGTGATGATGTATCAACCAAGAGGCAGCGGATATCAAAAAACAAGTCCATGAATAGTAAAATTACTAAGAAGGCTGTGCAAATGGGCCAGTATGAATTTGATGACTATACTACTATTGTTCTTTCTGACAGCGATGATGATGTATCAACCAAGAGGCAGCGGAAACCAAATAGCTGTACTGCTGGTACAACCTTAAATGAGCTCACAAATAGTAAAGTCACTAAGAGGTCTGTGCAGCTGGGCCAGCATGAAACTGCTGGTAATGCTATTGTTCCTTATGACAGGAAATTTTCTGAATTACAAAAGAAAAGACGAGTTTCAGAGTTGTCAATTACCTCAGAAGTACAAAATTCAATTGTTAACTACTTGGACACAGCAAATTCAGATAATGGAAAATCGCTTGCATTGGGGGATCATCATAATGAGAGCTCAGCTTTGCTCCCTATTACCTCGACAGAAACCATGGAAACCTTGATGCAAAAGACACTGCCTGCATTGAAGGGCATAGCAAAGACACTCAATATGAAAGGCTTGTCTAAGCTTCGGAAAGCAGATTTGGTTAAGGAATTACTTAAGCGACTCAGTAGCTGCTGA